One genomic region from Streptomyces sp. NBC_01304 encodes:
- a CDS encoding pyridoxamine 5'-phosphate oxidase family protein, translated as MDAGNLEVEGRAIIDGNRFMTLGTANMDGEPWASPVFYVADGYSTFYWISSPEATQVRNIAVRPQVGIVVFNSQQEPGTDEAVYMAATACELTGAELDHGLEVYLSAAPFSRGPEAFRPPGQYRAYRATVTEHFMLCPLASSEPCPVHGRISDHRVAVLL; from the coding sequence ATGGACGCTGGGAATCTTGAGGTCGAGGGCCGGGCAATTATCGACGGCAACCGTTTCATGACGCTGGGAACCGCGAACATGGACGGCGAGCCCTGGGCGTCGCCAGTCTTCTATGTGGCCGACGGGTACTCGACGTTCTACTGGATCTCCTCACCCGAGGCGACGCAGGTCCGCAACATCGCGGTGCGGCCCCAGGTCGGCATCGTGGTGTTCAACTCGCAGCAGGAGCCAGGCACCGACGAGGCGGTGTACATGGCCGCCACAGCGTGCGAGCTGACCGGAGCCGAACTGGACCATGGCCTGGAGGTCTACCTGAGCGCGGCTCCATTCAGCAGGGGACCGGAAGCCTTCCGCCCTCCCGGCCAATACCGGGCGTACCGGGCAACGGTCACCGAACACTTCATGCTCTGCCCACTGGCGTCCAGCGAGCCGTGCCCAGTGCACGGCCGCATATCCGACCACCGCGTAGCAGTACTCCTCTAG
- a CDS encoding DUF6193 family natural product biosynthesis protein produces the protein MTNSDMDPSVAADIVEARWQEQLASGHVDRELVQAAYERPELRQLYPWSGMWELHFSRCTEQRWTWDIPYVAPAKVGRWAVCGPSRTEFVGWADTLDEALDMVIERLPPSCGPAFAGTPDELTEYEARQRRGNNG, from the coding sequence ATGACGAACAGCGACATGGACCCGTCAGTAGCCGCGGACATTGTGGAAGCCCGATGGCAGGAGCAACTGGCCTCCGGTCACGTCGATCGGGAACTGGTGCAGGCCGCGTACGAGCGTCCCGAGCTCCGGCAGTTGTACCCGTGGTCGGGAATGTGGGAGCTGCATTTCTCTCGCTGCACTGAGCAGCGCTGGACCTGGGACATCCCCTACGTCGCCCCGGCCAAAGTCGGACGGTGGGCTGTATGCGGCCCCTCACGCACGGAGTTCGTCGGCTGGGCCGACACCCTCGATGAGGCGCTGGACATGGTGATCGAGAGACTGCCGCCGTCTTGCGGGCCGGCATTCGCCGGGACCCCTGACGAACTGACCGAGTACGAAGCGCGGCAGAGGCGGGGGAACAACGGGTAG
- a CDS encoding ArsR family transcriptional regulator, which yields MIEFLFGVGDLARTSFAYSPLQEAAFSLRAWRDPVRYPFQRPWLRRMRAAYGRQDVEILDAMVTGRLWIPDFLTPRPSRARPTFAEELRLLRATGAAVVTSGLCDAYGDGEPLPAVLAGDPDRLLARIADALESYWTDCLADAWWPRAQSVFEGDLAHRGRVLAEEGAEALFTGIDPRLAWDGDQAVLRLISPHGKRGWWREQVTVAGRGMVLTPTLFARGAQPLCTPQLPPALFYPARGRAQLGEAPPPVAEHALARLLGAPRARILLLLAEPASTTELAHRLGVTPGAVSQHLSVLYEAGLVVRARAGRSVRYGRSELGDGLCRKGSPQGR from the coding sequence ATGATCGAGTTCCTGTTCGGCGTCGGTGACCTGGCCCGCACCTCGTTCGCGTACTCGCCGCTCCAGGAGGCCGCGTTCTCGCTGCGGGCCTGGCGTGATCCGGTGCGTTATCCGTTCCAGCGGCCCTGGCTGCGGAGAATGCGCGCCGCCTACGGTCGTCAGGACGTGGAGATCCTCGACGCCATGGTCACCGGGCGGTTGTGGATTCCTGACTTCCTGACGCCGCGTCCGAGCCGCGCGCGGCCCACGTTTGCGGAGGAACTGCGGCTGCTGCGCGCCACCGGGGCCGCTGTCGTGACGTCAGGGCTGTGCGATGCGTACGGCGACGGCGAACCGCTGCCCGCCGTCCTCGCAGGCGACCCGGACCGGCTCCTCGCCCGAATCGCCGACGCCCTGGAGTCGTACTGGACCGACTGCCTCGCGGACGCCTGGTGGCCGCGCGCACAATCGGTCTTCGAGGGAGACCTCGCACACCGGGGCAGGGTCCTGGCGGAGGAAGGCGCCGAGGCGCTCTTCACCGGGATCGACCCACGCCTCGCCTGGGACGGTGACCAGGCGGTACTGCGCCTGATCTCCCCACACGGCAAGCGCGGTTGGTGGCGCGAGCAGGTCACCGTCGCGGGACGAGGAATGGTTCTCACCCCGACGCTCTTCGCCCGCGGCGCCCAGCCGCTGTGCACCCCTCAGCTGCCGCCCGCCCTCTTCTACCCGGCACGTGGCCGCGCCCAGCTTGGCGAGGCTCCGCCCCCGGTCGCCGAGCATGCGCTGGCCCGGCTGCTCGGTGCTCCGCGCGCCCGGATCCTGCTGCTGCTTGCCGAACCCGCCTCCACCACGGAACTCGCGCACCGGCTCGGCGTCACACCGGGCGCGGTCAGCCAGCACCTGTCCGTGTTGTACGAGGCGGGGCTTGTGGTGCGGGCCCGGGCCGGTCGCAGCGTGCGTTACGGCAGGAGCGAGTTGGGCGACGGGCTCTGCCGTAAGGGCAGTCCCCAAGGACGTTAG
- a CDS encoding MFS transporter: MTTTPAPAPQTAAPHATRPARFARLVPAGPVLRRLSLLTLLNAFGRGLVFPLMVLYFTRIVGLSTTSVGIGLTVAGLCGLFAGVVAGRLSDRYGSRPVLTALWLGCGIVMASYTLIDSYVGFLLSVICFAVVNQSSSGVRSALYAEVMEPATRGEGRAHLRMVTNVAMGLGGALGMLALQADTRGAYTMLLLANAACFAGAALLVWRLPVRRTVAQCVAESDAPVSSWRAVRDLPFLTVTVLNGILVLQHSLLEIGLPLWISQNTDAPRWAVALIAVLNCALAALLLQTRITRSVDDLPRAVRAMGRSGLLLGLACLAFALTAGLSPLWAVVVLVVGAVIQVFAEVLSAAGGWTLGYALADARAQGVYQGVYYSGFSAATMAGPALITLTAIEHGTAGWIALAILFGAAGLGFAPAVRWARRDGDWRGEPGYQSPGTAGGAGRP, from the coding sequence GTGACCACCACACCTGCCCCCGCACCGCAGACGGCCGCACCTCACGCCACCCGCCCCGCCCGCTTCGCCAGATTGGTCCCCGCCGGCCCGGTGCTGCGCCGCCTCTCCCTCCTCACCCTCCTCAACGCCTTCGGCCGCGGCCTCGTCTTCCCCCTCATGGTCCTGTACTTCACGCGCATCGTGGGCCTGTCCACCACCTCGGTCGGCATCGGCCTGACCGTCGCCGGACTGTGCGGCCTCTTCGCGGGAGTGGTCGCCGGCCGCCTCTCGGACCGGTACGGCAGCCGCCCCGTGCTGACTGCCCTCTGGCTGGGCTGCGGCATCGTGATGGCCTCGTACACGCTGATCGACTCCTACGTCGGCTTCCTCCTCTCGGTGATTTGCTTCGCGGTGGTCAACCAATCGAGCTCCGGCGTGCGCAGCGCGCTGTACGCGGAGGTGATGGAGCCTGCGACGCGCGGCGAGGGCCGGGCCCATCTCCGTATGGTGACCAATGTGGCGATGGGCCTCGGCGGTGCACTGGGAATGCTGGCGCTGCAGGCCGACACCCGCGGCGCGTACACGATGCTGCTGCTGGCCAACGCGGCCTGTTTCGCAGGGGCGGCGCTCCTGGTGTGGCGGCTGCCGGTCCGCCGCACGGTGGCACAGTGCGTCGCGGAGTCGGACGCGCCGGTGAGCAGCTGGCGGGCCGTCCGCGACCTCCCCTTCCTCACGGTGACCGTCCTCAACGGCATCCTGGTCCTCCAGCACAGCCTCCTGGAGATCGGCCTCCCGCTCTGGATCTCGCAGAACACCGATGCTCCACGCTGGGCGGTCGCACTGATCGCGGTCCTCAACTGCGCGCTGGCGGCCCTCCTCCTGCAGACCCGCATCACCCGCTCCGTCGACGACCTGCCGCGCGCCGTCCGCGCGATGGGCCGCTCAGGCCTCCTCCTCGGCCTGGCCTGCCTCGCCTTCGCCCTGACCGCCGGCCTCTCCCCGTTGTGGGCGGTCGTCGTCCTCGTCGTCGGTGCGGTGATCCAGGTCTTCGCCGAAGTCCTCTCGGCAGCCGGCGGCTGGACCCTCGGCTATGCCCTCGCCGACGCCCGCGCCCAGGGCGTCTATCAGGGCGTCTACTACTCCGGCTTCTCCGCCGCGACGATGGCCGGCCCCGCTCTGATCACGCTCACCGCCATCGAACACGGCACCGCGGGCTGGATCGCCCTCGCGATCCTCTTCGGCGCCGCAGGCCTCGGCTTCGCTCCCGCGGTCCGCTGGGCCCGCCGCGACGGCGACTGGCGCGGCGAACCGGGCTACCAATCTCCGGGGACCGCCGGCGGGGCTGGTCGGCCGTGA
- a CDS encoding vWA domain-containing protein — MSRSRKQGAERPDPAAEAFAAGADLVRRNPALAAVDANFVRTKGNADAPGQGLVRADSNGRVHVHPTRRAEPGEWAWALAHALLHLGFGHLPAAKEPRDQPDRFDLAARCTVVNRFLATFPIGTAPDHLPESYPDGDEDQLAARWRKAGIPAGYERGGTADGEPDQLLVPWPHWDTTLPDRQLAFAYALTRTVSAAMDVAGGRRDRLTGERVAQRPWDRALNWFVSSYPLLGGLAAGLTVVADAELARVHDISVAAVDAGAGEIYINPLKRFTDEEWQFILAHEMLHAALRHGGRRGARDHYLFNVAADYVINGWLVEMNVGAMPEGLLYDAELKGLSTEEVYDRIATGLRRGRRLATLRGKGTGDILGEPLPGRTADPADLDEFYRRALVQGHQLHTDRQRGLLPAGLVQEIRALAHPPVPWDAQLARWFDEFVPRPEPVRSYSRPARRQASTPDIPRAGRYFPPEEVARCTFGVVLDTSGSMSGPLLAKALGAIASYAEARDVPAARVVFCDAAAYDAGFLAPTEIAGRVRVRGRGGTVLQPGIDLLQRADDFPPAAPVLVITDGWCDVLRVRREHAYLIPEGAGLPFTPRGPVFRVR, encoded by the coding sequence TTGAGCCGGTCCCGCAAGCAGGGCGCGGAGCGCCCCGACCCGGCCGCCGAGGCCTTCGCCGCCGGCGCTGACCTGGTGCGCCGCAACCCCGCCCTCGCCGCCGTCGATGCCAACTTCGTCCGCACCAAAGGAAACGCCGACGCCCCCGGCCAGGGCCTCGTCCGGGCAGACTCCAACGGGCGGGTGCACGTCCACCCCACCCGCCGCGCCGAACCCGGCGAGTGGGCCTGGGCGCTCGCCCACGCCCTCCTCCACCTCGGCTTCGGCCATCTGCCCGCCGCCAAGGAGCCCCGCGACCAGCCCGACCGCTTCGACCTCGCCGCCCGCTGCACCGTCGTCAACCGCTTCCTCGCCACCTTCCCCATCGGCACCGCCCCCGACCACCTCCCCGAGAGCTACCCCGACGGCGACGAGGACCAGCTCGCCGCCCGCTGGCGCAAGGCCGGCATCCCGGCCGGCTACGAGCGGGGCGGCACCGCGGACGGCGAACCCGACCAGCTGCTGGTCCCCTGGCCGCACTGGGACACCACCCTGCCCGACCGGCAACTCGCCTTCGCCTACGCCCTGACCCGGACGGTCTCCGCCGCGATGGACGTCGCGGGCGGCCGCCGAGACCGGCTCACCGGCGAACGCGTCGCCCAGCGTCCCTGGGACCGCGCCCTGAACTGGTTCGTCTCGTCCTACCCGCTGCTCGGCGGCCTCGCGGCCGGACTGACCGTCGTCGCCGACGCCGAACTCGCCCGCGTGCACGACATCTCCGTGGCCGCCGTGGACGCAGGCGCCGGCGAGATCTACATCAACCCGCTCAAGCGGTTCACGGACGAGGAGTGGCAGTTCATCCTCGCCCACGAGATGCTGCACGCCGCCTTGCGCCACGGCGGGCGCCGCGGCGCCCGCGACCACTACCTCTTCAACGTCGCCGCCGACTACGTCATCAACGGCTGGCTGGTCGAGATGAACGTCGGCGCGATGCCCGAAGGGCTGCTGTACGACGCCGAGTTGAAGGGCCTGTCGACCGAGGAGGTGTACGACCGGATCGCCACCGGACTGAGGCGTGGCCGACGCCTGGCGACCCTGCGCGGCAAGGGCACCGGCGACATCCTGGGCGAACCACTGCCCGGCCGGACCGCCGACCCCGCCGACCTCGACGAGTTCTACCGGCGCGCCCTCGTCCAGGGCCACCAGCTGCACACCGACCGACAGCGCGGCCTGCTACCGGCCGGACTGGTCCAGGAGATTCGCGCACTCGCCCACCCACCCGTCCCGTGGGATGCCCAACTGGCCCGCTGGTTCGACGAGTTCGTGCCCCGGCCCGAGCCGGTGCGCAGCTACTCCCGGCCCGCCCGGCGCCAAGCATCGACCCCCGACATCCCCCGCGCGGGCCGCTACTTCCCACCCGAGGAAGTCGCCCGCTGCACCTTCGGCGTCGTCCTGGACACCTCGGGCTCGATGTCCGGCCCGCTGCTCGCCAAGGCACTGGGTGCGATCGCCTCCTACGCCGAGGCCCGCGACGTGCCGGCCGCCCGCGTGGTGTTCTGCGATGCCGCCGCCTACGACGCCGGGTTCCTGGCGCCGACGGAGATCGCCGGGCGGGTACGCGTCAGGGGACGCGGCGGCACGGTCCTGCAACCCGGCATCGACCTGCTGCAGCGGGCCGACGACTTCCCGCCGGCCGCCCCCGTCCTGGTGATCACCGACGGCTGGTGCGACGTACTCAGGGTACGCCGCGAGCACGCCTACCTGATCCCGGAGGGCGCGGGACTGCCGTTCACCCCACGCGGACCGGTCTTCCGGGTGCGCTGA
- a CDS encoding ATP-binding protein, producing MQAAVTVTPAQIPELLLGLATVRPVFLWGAPGIGKSSLVRKFADSLGLECVSLLGTQLAPEDLIGVPQIRDGRSVFCPPEAIARDEPYCLFLDELNAATPDVQKAFYSLILDRRIGNYELPAGSIVIGAGNRATDNALARPIASALVNRLTHVHLRASATDWLVWAGENGIHPWVVDYLADRPDHLWSQPPKTEEPFSTPRSWHMLSDALHSFGPALDEETLKIVAHGTLTPAHAVSFCGYAKIVRHTYGIEAIIKGDASWPRRIEDRDLLYYLAEAFRGRLVKELPARREHASAAVRETSYRAKSLLVQLAEISVEVAQTVIAEDADGNPVLPAWFLVEAARDMPRLVEARR from the coding sequence TTGCAAGCCGCAGTAACCGTCACTCCCGCCCAGATCCCGGAGCTCCTCCTGGGCCTCGCCACAGTCCGCCCGGTCTTCCTCTGGGGCGCCCCCGGCATCGGGAAGTCCTCCCTGGTAAGGAAGTTCGCCGACTCCCTGGGGCTGGAGTGCGTGAGCCTGCTGGGTACTCAGCTCGCCCCTGAGGACCTCATCGGCGTGCCGCAGATCCGCGACGGCCGCTCCGTGTTCTGCCCGCCGGAGGCGATCGCCCGCGACGAGCCGTACTGCCTCTTCCTGGACGAGCTGAACGCCGCGACCCCGGATGTGCAGAAGGCGTTCTACTCGCTCATCCTCGACCGCCGGATCGGCAACTACGAGCTCCCGGCAGGCTCGATCGTGATCGGCGCCGGCAACCGCGCCACCGACAACGCCCTGGCACGCCCCATCGCCTCCGCGCTCGTCAACCGCCTCACCCACGTCCACCTGCGGGCCTCCGCCACCGACTGGCTGGTGTGGGCGGGCGAGAACGGCATCCACCCCTGGGTGGTGGACTACCTCGCCGACCGGCCCGACCACCTGTGGTCGCAGCCGCCCAAGACCGAGGAGCCGTTCTCCACGCCCCGCTCCTGGCACATGCTCTCCGACGCGCTGCACTCCTTCGGTCCTGCGCTGGACGAGGAGACGCTGAAGATCGTGGCGCACGGGACGCTGACCCCCGCCCACGCCGTCTCCTTCTGCGGGTACGCCAAGATCGTGCGGCACACCTACGGCATCGAGGCGATCATCAAGGGTGACGCCTCCTGGCCCCGCCGCATCGAGGACCGCGACCTGCTCTACTACCTCGCCGAGGCATTCCGGGGACGGCTCGTCAAGGAGCTGCCGGCCCGGCGCGAGCACGCCTCGGCCGCCGTGCGCGAGACCTCCTACCGCGCCAAGTCGCTCCTCGTCCAGCTCGCCGAGATCTCCGTCGAGGTCGCCCAGACCGTCATCGCCGAGGACGCCGACGGCAACCCGGTGCTGCCCGCCTGGTTCCTGGTGGAAGCCGCCCGCGACATGCCGCGCCTGGTCGAGGCCCGCCGTTGA
- a CDS encoding TetR/AcrR family transcriptional regulator, which produces MILSAAALLGEYGTSATSIDRVLAHSGAPRGSVYHHFPGGRTQLIDEAVALAGDFVTGLLDAAVRADDPVDAIDAFFVLWRDRITESDFRAGCPIVAVAVESNDDAPQLARSAAAVFARWQEILTALFVRHGLTEQRSRRLGSFIIAAVEGAVIMCRAEQSTAPIEAAAAEIHGLLLHTLNDRPQSQP; this is translated from the coding sequence ATGATCCTCAGTGCCGCTGCCCTGCTGGGCGAGTACGGGACGAGCGCGACCAGCATCGACCGGGTGCTCGCCCACAGCGGCGCCCCCCGCGGCTCGGTCTACCACCACTTTCCCGGCGGGCGCACACAGCTCATCGACGAGGCGGTGGCCTTGGCCGGGGACTTCGTCACGGGGCTCCTCGACGCCGCCGTGCGCGCCGACGACCCGGTGGACGCCATCGACGCGTTCTTCGTGCTGTGGCGCGACCGGATCACGGAGAGCGACTTTCGGGCCGGCTGCCCGATCGTGGCGGTGGCCGTGGAGTCCAATGACGACGCACCTCAACTCGCCCGCTCCGCCGCCGCGGTCTTCGCCCGCTGGCAAGAGATCCTCACGGCTCTGTTCGTCCGCCACGGCCTGACCGAACAACGCAGCCGGAGGCTGGGCTCCTTCATCATCGCTGCGGTCGAAGGCGCAGTGATCATGTGCCGGGCCGAGCAGAGCACCGCCCCGATCGAGGCGGCCGCCGCCGAGATCCACGGTCTGCTCCTCCACACCCTCAACGACCGCCCCCAATCCCAGCCGTAG
- a CDS encoding enoyl-CoA hydratase/isomerase family protein, with protein sequence MPSLDRHDNVFVLHLGDGENRFHPDWLTAVSAALHEVEKTEGPRALVTAATGKFYSNGLDLDWLLAHGDQHQDYVASVHELFARMLSLPVITVAALQGHTFAAGAMFSLAHDFRVMRADRGYWCLPEADINIPFTPGMSTLIQSRLAPQTAHEAMLTARRYGGTDAASTGIVDRAVPEDAVLSTAIALAQSQVNKAGDTLATIKARMYTPALTALRDTTNPLG encoded by the coding sequence ATGCCCTCGCTCGACCGGCACGACAACGTCTTCGTCCTTCACCTCGGGGACGGAGAAAACCGCTTCCACCCCGACTGGCTCACCGCCGTCAGCGCCGCGCTCCACGAGGTGGAGAAGACGGAAGGCCCCCGCGCCCTGGTCACCGCCGCCACCGGCAAGTTCTACTCCAACGGTCTCGACCTGGACTGGCTGTTGGCCCATGGCGACCAGCACCAGGACTACGTCGCCTCCGTCCACGAGCTCTTCGCGCGGATGCTGTCCCTGCCGGTCATCACGGTGGCCGCACTGCAGGGGCACACGTTCGCCGCTGGTGCGATGTTCTCCCTCGCACACGATTTCCGTGTCATGCGCGCCGATCGCGGCTACTGGTGCCTGCCCGAAGCGGACATCAACATCCCCTTCACCCCAGGCATGTCCACCCTCATCCAGTCCCGGCTGGCGCCGCAGACCGCACACGAGGCCATGCTCACCGCCCGCCGCTACGGAGGCACCGACGCCGCGTCCACCGGCATCGTCGACCGGGCCGTCCCCGAGGACGCCGTGCTCTCCACCGCCATCGCACTCGCCCAGTCACAGGTCAACAAGGCCGGCGACACCCTGGCCACCATCAAGGCCCGCATGTACACCCCGGCCCTCACCGCCCTGCGCGACACCACCAACCCGCTCGGCTGA
- a CDS encoding PaaI family thioesterase, producing MTTTDPTTMTGLELMRWVQTERPTDIPSIGRLLGMRFDEVDHGRIVISLDTRPDFANPLGTVHGGIAATLLDSVMGCAVHTTLPAGTGYTTLELKVNYIRAARTEGQTLTAEGTVIHAGRRTATAEGKVLDDQGKLIAHATTTCMIL from the coding sequence GTGACCACCACCGACCCCACCACCATGACCGGCCTGGAACTGATGCGCTGGGTGCAGACCGAACGCCCCACCGACATCCCTTCCATCGGCCGCCTCCTCGGCATGCGCTTCGACGAGGTCGACCACGGCCGCATCGTCATCTCCCTCGACACCCGCCCCGACTTCGCCAACCCCCTGGGCACCGTCCACGGCGGCATCGCCGCCACCCTCCTCGACTCCGTCATGGGCTGCGCCGTCCACACCACCCTCCCCGCGGGCACCGGCTACACCACCCTCGAACTCAAGGTCAACTACATCCGCGCCGCCCGCACCGAAGGACAGACACTCACCGCCGAGGGCACCGTGATCCATGCAGGCCGCCGCACCGCCACCGCCGAGGGCAAGGTGCTGGACGACCAGGGCAAACTGATCGCCCACGCCACCACAACCTGCATGATCCTCTAA
- a CDS encoding VOC family protein, giving the protein MALEWEQIIVDSAEPVALGRWWAEALGWVVVDESEEIIEIRPEPDRMPGLLFVPVPDGKTSKNRLHPDFRPDDQEAEVTRLLSLGARRVDPVQDEQHWVTLLDPEGNEFCVLGERKS; this is encoded by the coding sequence ATGGCACTGGAATGGGAACAGATCATCGTCGACTCCGCCGAGCCCGTCGCCCTCGGGCGCTGGTGGGCCGAGGCTCTCGGCTGGGTAGTGGTCGACGAATCAGAGGAGATCATCGAGATCCGGCCCGAGCCGGACCGGATGCCGGGGCTGCTCTTCGTGCCTGTCCCCGACGGCAAGACATCGAAGAACCGGCTCCACCCCGACTTCCGCCCCGACGACCAGGAGGCCGAGGTCACCCGGCTCCTCTCCCTCGGTGCCCGGCGCGTCGACCCCGTGCAGGACGAGCAGCACTGGGTGACCCTCCTCGACCCGGAGGGCAACGAGTTCTGTGTTTTGGGTGAGCGGAAGAGCTGA
- a CDS encoding M12 family metallo-peptidase — protein sequence MPHRQGDDALERPAPPAVDAASRPVRRGATQQLPTVVDVVFLYTPHAARQAGGARNLRQHAVELADRMNRALADTRVEASIDVVDAQLATHYRSQVPEDVDVALRRVQNPKDRSVGAQAAKLRKQHSADLVALIVDDVAGDGVGGGLADTPDAPGRNTRHQAFSASGIDGAADETTSHEIGHNFGLDHERSPLGQGTPSKKHPTRTGSVTRDKRGYTIMAYLDDRVCVVDDDCTRIHRFADRIHTWRGQPIGDKDNDQRMVLRDTAPILAAYGTPQRPVLRHALKLSQSPGGTAWPAMWGPYRPGKQITVTAFPEPGYELAGWTFDGHRQKGTNTNFQVPMDRARSLRAHFRLSGATPLR from the coding sequence ATGCCGCATCGCCAGGGCGACGACGCTCTCGAGCGGCCAGCACCGCCGGCCGTGGACGCAGCTTCCCGGCCTGTCCGGCGAGGCGCGACGCAGCAACTGCCCACAGTGGTGGACGTCGTGTTCCTCTACACCCCGCATGCCGCCAGGCAGGCCGGTGGAGCAAGGAATCTGCGGCAACACGCCGTCGAGCTAGCTGACCGCATGAACCGCGCCCTCGCCGACACCCGCGTGGAGGCGAGTATCGACGTCGTCGATGCTCAACTGGCCACCCATTACCGGTCGCAGGTTCCCGAGGACGTCGATGTCGCCCTGCGCAGAGTGCAGAACCCGAAGGACAGGTCGGTGGGTGCCCAAGCGGCCAAGCTCCGCAAGCAGCACTCCGCGGACCTGGTCGCCCTGATCGTCGATGATGTCGCGGGAGACGGAGTCGGCGGCGGACTGGCCGACACACCGGATGCTCCGGGTCGAAACACCCGACACCAGGCCTTCTCCGCTTCGGGCATCGACGGTGCGGCCGACGAGACCACCAGCCACGAGATCGGCCACAACTTCGGCTTGGACCACGAGCGTTCCCCTCTCGGTCAGGGCACACCCAGCAAGAAGCACCCCACCCGGACCGGCTCGGTCACGCGGGACAAGCGCGGCTACACGATCATGGCGTACCTCGACGACAGGGTGTGCGTGGTGGACGACGATTGCACCCGCATCCACCGGTTCGCCGACCGTATCCACACCTGGAGAGGCCAGCCGATCGGCGACAAGGACAACGACCAGCGCATGGTCCTGCGGGACACTGCACCGATCCTGGCGGCCTACGGAACTCCGCAGAGGCCGGTCTTGCGGCATGCCCTCAAGCTGTCACAGAGCCCGGGAGGCACCGCGTGGCCAGCGATGTGGGGACCTTACCGTCCCGGAAAGCAGATCACGGTTACCGCCTTCCCCGAGCCTGGTTACGAGCTGGCCGGGTGGACCTTCGACGGGCACAGGCAAAAGGGAACGAACACAAACTTCCAGGTGCCCATGGACAGGGCCCGTTCGCTCCGCGCGCACTTCCGGCTCAGCGGGGCGACGCCCCTCAGATGA
- a CDS encoding antibiotic biosynthesis monooxygenase family protein, whose product MSDRIDAPVRLAARLPACEPPYSGVVFSSARTPGDLEFGEAAERMEKLVRGYLGHESARTPGGLGITVSYCRDVAAIEQWRAVREHRCVQLRGRAEWCERYAVYAAEVERIPGFARD is encoded by the coding sequence ATGAGTGATCGAATCGATGCGCCTGTCCGGTTGGCAGCGCGGTTGCCTGCCTGTGAACCGCCGTACTCCGGCGTGGTGTTCAGCTCCGCGCGCACGCCGGGGGACCTGGAGTTCGGGGAGGCCGCCGAGCGGATGGAGAAGCTGGTGCGGGGGTACCTCGGGCATGAGTCCGCGCGGACGCCAGGCGGGCTCGGGATCACCGTCTCGTACTGTCGGGACGTCGCTGCCATCGAGCAGTGGCGGGCCGTCCGTGAGCACCGGTGCGTGCAGTTGCGGGGACGGGCTGAGTGGTGCGAGCGGTACGCGGTGTATGCCGCCGAGGTGGAGCGCATCCCCGGGTTCGCGCGTGACTAG
- a CDS encoding amidohydrolase family protein, producing the protein MTSVTGTTYEAELIADFRARHGLPGLVDVHTHFMPERVLRKVWAYFDSAGPLVGTEWPITYREEEGQRLARLREFGAVAFTSMLYPHKAGMAEWLNGWAADFAARTPDCLHTATFFPEPGAQAYVRRAIEGGARIFKAHVQVGAYDPNDPLLDPVWGLLAEAGVPVVTHCGSGPAPGRHTGPEPIARVLARHPRLPLVVAHMGMPEYTEFLDLAERYQEVRLDTTMAFTDFSERQSPFPTGELGRIADLGGRVLLGSDFPNIPYPYVHQLEAIERLGLGSEWVRAVCYGNGAALFLK; encoded by the coding sequence GTGACTAGCGTGACCGGCACGACGTACGAGGCGGAGCTCATCGCCGACTTCCGCGCGAGGCACGGGTTGCCCGGGCTCGTCGACGTGCACACGCACTTCATGCCTGAGCGGGTGCTGCGCAAGGTGTGGGCGTACTTCGACTCGGCCGGGCCGCTCGTCGGGACCGAGTGGCCGATCACGTACCGGGAGGAGGAGGGGCAACGCCTAGCGCGGCTCCGGGAGTTCGGGGCCGTCGCCTTCACGTCGATGCTGTATCCGCACAAGGCCGGGATGGCAGAGTGGCTCAATGGGTGGGCCGCTGATTTCGCCGCGCGAACTCCTGACTGCCTGCACACCGCCACCTTCTTCCCCGAGCCGGGTGCTCAGGCGTATGTGCGGCGGGCGATCGAGGGCGGGGCCCGGATCTTCAAGGCGCATGTGCAAGTGGGCGCGTACGACCCGAACGATCCGCTGCTCGACCCCGTGTGGGGACTGCTCGCCGAGGCCGGCGTGCCCGTAGTGACGCACTGCGGGTCGGGGCCCGCGCCGGGAAGGCACACCGGGCCCGAGCCGATAGCGCGGGTGCTCGCGCGTCATCCTCGACTGCCGCTCGTCGTCGCCCATATGGGGATGCCGGAGTACACCGAGTTCCTGGACCTGGCCGAGCGGTACCAGGAGGTGCGGCTTGACACGACGATGGCATTCACCGACTTCAGTGAGCGGCAAAGCCCATTCCCGACGGGTGAGTTGGGGCGGATCGCCGACCTGGGGGGCCGGGTGCTGCTCGGCAGCGACTTCCCTAACATCCCCTATCCGTACGTGCATCAGCTGGAGGCCATCGAGCGGCTGGGGCTGGGGAGCGAGTGGGTACGCGCCGTCTGCTACGGGAACGGGGCGGCGCTGTTCCTCAAGTGA